Proteins encoded within one genomic window of Fibrobacterota bacterium:
- a CDS encoding class I SAM-dependent methyltransferase produces MANTIPAPLQTFLDQAVREYRDKVLERILKQEVRKPWMKYREIRIMEDLLAGLRPKRALEWGAGYGTSHFSRLLEPGAPGGAWIAIEHDPAWAARIREEAPPNVEVHAVPAEQEPWHPENGDGTYADFRSYVEYPDRFEPFDFILIDGRAREACLRKARELLAPGGVVVLHDANRLFLRSEWDLFPHQLLFQDYRRYSGGMWIGSVDRELAPLFDLSRHRRIWHLYNVLGRRFRL; encoded by the coding sequence ATGGCAAATACCATTCCGGCACCCCTGCAAACCTTTCTCGATCAGGCCGTGCGGGAATACCGCGACAAGGTCCTGGAGCGCATCCTTAAACAAGAGGTGCGCAAACCATGGATGAAATACCGGGAAATCCGGATCATGGAAGATCTGCTTGCCGGCCTGCGTCCCAAGCGGGCCCTGGAATGGGGAGCCGGCTATGGCACCTCCCATTTCTCCCGCCTTTTAGAACCAGGGGCCCCCGGCGGCGCTTGGATCGCCATCGAGCATGATCCCGCCTGGGCGGCGCGGATCCGGGAAGAGGCGCCCCCTAACGTCGAAGTGCATGCCGTGCCGGCCGAGCAAGAGCCATGGCACCCCGAGAACGGCGACGGCACCTACGCCGACTTCCGCAGTTACGTCGAATACCCGGACCGCTTCGAGCCCTTCGATTTCATCCTCATCGACGGGCGCGCCCGGGAAGCCTGCCTGCGCAAGGCCCGCGAACTCCTCGCGCCCGGCGGCGTGGTGGTCCTGCACGATGCCAACCGCCTGTTCCTGCGCTCGGAATGGGACCTGTTCCCGCATCAATTGCTGTTCCAGGATTACCGCCGCTACTCGGGGGGCATGTGGATCGGCAGCGTCGATCGCGAGCTGGCCCCCCTTTTCGATCTATCCCGCCACCGCCGCATCTGGCACCTCTACAACGTACTGGGGCGGAGGTTTCGTTTGTGA